In Zobellia roscoffensis, the following are encoded in one genomic region:
- a CDS encoding c-type cytochrome domain-containing protein gives MKKGIPIFLNLLFFLHVLLAFLVLFEGYLKIPFWLQPLGRMHPLVLHFPVAFIVLLAVLNLFEKQLDPVSFQKINFTLVLGTSFMTVLATLMGLMLSLEGYDSETMTFHKWLGIALCFIVYALVWCYSYQKVFQVVLYIGVVGVVLAGHYGASLTHGSDFIMQPITAAKKAVVDEDTPIYTAYVAPILKKKCTSCHNPQKHKGDLDLTTIEAIVRGGENGDVWLAHNADKSLFLNRVALPLEDEEHMPPEGKPQLTKEEIELMQTWINHGADAQISYAQLQEVDTLKILVAEKWIKALEEPKYTFGFASAETIGKLSNPYRTVVQKSPTSPAIEVAIFGRAAFQDQYLSELEKIKEQVVYLNLANLPIENKHMNSIGKLSNLEHLILNFTNIDSGAISSLQSCNQLKTLSLSGTAINSSVLGSLKGLNGLKEVFVWNTELSTEDIQTLRKELPHVLINEGYIPNPEEVLPLTPPALVNDGNIISSGDMISLGHKMSGVTIKYTVNGSEPDSTSTIFEQSFPLDLKGKRKQTVKAFAYKEGWLPSEPISYEFYDRGFVPEAVQVEHPGVLSSYTGEAAKILTDNIRNSEKIGYSKFWATYKTSPLIAIVDFSKDNPKIREVVLSCGIHNKQKKSPLEFVEVWTSTNKEDWQRIKRENFEGETDMEQLKEISIQLPTSSEKYFKIIAQPVKKETIRVNQLFFF, from the coding sequence TATTTTTTTGAACTTATTGTTCTTTCTTCATGTACTATTAGCATTTTTGGTGCTTTTTGAAGGGTATCTTAAAATTCCATTTTGGTTGCAGCCGTTGGGAAGAATGCATCCATTGGTTTTACACTTTCCAGTGGCTTTTATCGTGCTTCTGGCTGTACTTAATTTGTTTGAAAAACAGCTAGACCCAGTTTCGTTTCAAAAGATAAACTTCACTTTAGTATTGGGAACTTCTTTTATGACAGTGCTGGCAACGCTCATGGGTCTCATGCTTTCACTGGAAGGGTACGACTCGGAAACAATGACATTTCATAAGTGGTTGGGTATTGCCCTTTGTTTTATTGTGTACGCGCTTGTTTGGTGCTACTCTTATCAAAAGGTATTTCAAGTAGTATTATATATCGGAGTAGTTGGAGTGGTTTTAGCAGGACATTATGGAGCGAGCCTTACCCATGGTTCGGATTTTATTATGCAGCCAATTACTGCAGCTAAGAAGGCTGTTGTAGATGAGGATACACCAATATACACGGCATACGTAGCTCCAATACTAAAGAAAAAATGTACTAGTTGCCATAATCCTCAGAAACATAAAGGCGATTTAGATTTGACTACTATTGAAGCAATAGTAAGAGGAGGTGAAAACGGAGATGTTTGGTTAGCACATAATGCCGATAAAAGTCTTTTCTTGAACAGAGTTGCATTACCGCTTGAAGATGAGGAGCACATGCCACCAGAAGGAAAACCGCAACTAACGAAAGAAGAAATAGAGTTGATGCAAACTTGGATTAATCACGGTGCGGATGCCCAGATTAGTTATGCTCAATTACAAGAGGTAGATACCTTAAAAATTTTAGTTGCTGAAAAATGGATAAAAGCTTTGGAAGAACCCAAATATACCTTCGGTTTTGCTTCCGCTGAAACTATAGGAAAGCTCAGTAACCCATACAGAACGGTAGTTCAAAAATCACCAACTTCACCGGCTATTGAAGTCGCTATTTTCGGTAGAGCTGCTTTCCAAGATCAATACTTGAGCGAACTTGAAAAAATTAAAGAGCAGGTAGTGTATTTGAATTTGGCAAATCTTCCTATTGAAAATAAGCATATGAATTCAATTGGAAAACTGTCTAATTTAGAACATCTGATACTTAACTTCACGAATATAGATAGCGGGGCTATTTCTTCCTTACAAAGTTGCAATCAGCTTAAAACACTTTCATTATCGGGTACGGCTATAAATTCTTCGGTGCTTGGGTCATTAAAAGGATTAAATGGTTTGAAGGAAGTATTTGTTTGGAATACTGAACTTAGTACGGAAGATATCCAGACTTTACGAAAGGAGTTGCCTCACGTTCTAATTAATGAAGGGTACATACCCAACCCAGAAGAAGTTTTGCCTTTAACGCCACCCGCTTTAGTGAATGACGGAAATATTATTAGTTCTGGAGATATGATTTCCTTAGGTCATAAAATGAGTGGGGTAACTATAAAATATACGGTGAATGGAAGTGAACCGGACTCTACTTCAACAATATTTGAACAATCGTTTCCTTTGGATTTAAAGGGAAAGAGAAAACAAACGGTCAAAGCTTTTGCATACAAAGAAGGATGGTTACCAAGCGAGCCAATTTCGTATGAGTTTTATGACAGAGGATTTGTGCCTGAAGCTGTACAGGTAGAACACCCTGGAGTCTTGAGCTCGTATACGGGAGAGGCGGCAAAAATATTGACAGATAATATTAGAAATAGCGAAAAAATAGGATACTCTAAGTTTTGGGCTACGTATAAAACAAGTCCCCTAATAGCTATTGTAGATTTTAGTAAAGATAATCCCAAAATAAGAGAAGTGGTCTTAAGTTGTGGTATTCACAATAAGCAGAAAAAATCCCCTCTTGAATTTGTTGAGGTTTGGACGTCTACCAACAAAGAAGACTGGCAACGTATTAAAAGAGAAAATTTTGAAGGTGAAACTGATATGGAGCAATTAAAAGAAATATCAATTCAATTACCGACGTCTTCAGAAAAGTATTTTAAAATTATTGCGCAACCGGTAAAAAAAGAAACCATAAGGGTTAACCAACTCTTCTTTTTTTAG